The following nucleotide sequence is from Nocardioides eburneiflavus.
GCACCCACACGGACTCCGGCGTCGCAGCCAGCGCCTGGACGACCTCGCCGGGGATCCTGGTCCGCGCGGTGATCGCTCCGGTCGCGGAGTAGCGCACGGCCCCCGGAGCGACACCCGACAGCCACACCCCGTCGCCGGCCGCCACGGCGAAGTCCGCGAACGGGCGGGCCGGCAGCGTACGCGCCCCGACCTCCTTCAACGACAGGGTCGGCGGGAGGTCGCCGGCCTCGAGGTACGTCGGGCTGGGCGAGTCGTCCTCGGGTGCGGAGGTCTCGCTTGAGCCGCCCGGCTGCTCGGGGCGCTCGTCCTCCGCGCACCCCAGCAGCGCACCTGCGAGCAGCAGGAGGGTCGCCAGGGGTGGGCCGAGCCTCATGCGCTCGATGATCCTCGGAGGGTCGCCGCTCCGCGCAGCATTTGCTCGGCGGTCTGGTCCACCGCGTCCTCAGGCGGCGACTGGCAGGGCAATCGCCGCGCGCAGACCGGCCCTCAGGCGTCGTCGACCTTCTTCATCCCGACCAGCCCGGGCCGGTAGGACGGATCCTCGAGCTGGGCGATCGTCGGCGAGCCGAACATGGGCAGGCCCTGCTGCTTGCGCAGGAAGCCCCAGACGATGGGCAGGACCACCAGGACGGCAAGGCCGATGCCGGCGATGAGCATCGGGTGCGTCTCGTCCTCGCCGAGCGGCGCCCAGCCGGACTTGTCGAGCAGCGCGACGCCGCTCATCGTCAGGACGACGACGATGCCGCGGCGGATGAAGGACTGCGGCACGCGCGGGGCGAGCATCGAGCCGAGGATCGTGCCCGGGACGGACCCGAGCAGGAGGGGGATCAGGATCCCCCAGTCGATGCCGTGGAGGAAGATGTTCGACACGGCGGCGGCCAGGACCAGCGGGACCGCCTGGACGAGGTCGGTCCCGACGAGCCTCACCGCGGAGAGCCCGGGGTAGAGCATCAGCAGCGCGATCATGATGACCGAGCCGGAGCCGACGCTCGTGACGCCCACCAGGAGGCCGCCCAGCATGCCGACCAGGAGCGTCGGCACGACCCGGACCGCGGGGTCGTCGTCGACGACGTGGTTGCCCGAGCGCACGCGCAGCAGGTTGACGTAGAGGCGGAGGGCGTACGTCGCCGCGGCCAGCAGCAGCGCGAAGCCGATGCAGATGATCAGCACGTGGTTGAGCTGGTCGATGTCGTCGGTGAACCACGCCACCAGGTGGGGGCCGAGCAGGGCCATCGGGATCGAGCCGATCATCAGCCACGTGGCGAGCTGCATGTTGGGCGACCCCTCGCGCTTGTGCACGATCGCGCCGCCGGTCTTGTAGACCGCGGCTGCCGTGAGGTCGGCCGTCACGACGACCGCGGGGGAGCCGACGCCCAGGAACAGCAGCGCCGGCGTCATCAGGGCGCCGCCGCCCATGCCGGTCAGCCCGACCACGATGCCGACGATGAAGCCGGCCGCGAGGATCGAGAAGAAGGCGGCGGTGAGGAACTCGAGCATCAGCGGTCTCCGACGAGTCTGGGTACGACGGCGCTCAGCATGGCAGTGATTGTGCCGGTTGCCTTCTCGGCGGCCGCCGTACCGCGCCGGTAGGGGTCCGCCACGTCGTGCGCAGGGGCGGAGGGCGTACGCCGCCGCCCGGCCGCCTCGACCAGCTCGCGGCCGCTCAGGCCGGGGAGCTCCGCGATCGTCGCCTCGAACTGCCCGAGCGTGAAGACCTTGCGGTGCAGCTGCGGACGGTCGTCGAGGATGTGCTGACGGTGGACCGACTCCGCGGTCAGGACCAGGTCGGCCTCGTCGAGGATGGCCGCCGTGAGGTAGCGGCTGCGGAACGCGTCGGCGCCGTCGGGGGCGATCGTCGTGGGCAGCGTGGGTGCCATGTCGGTGTTGAACGCGTGGCCGTCGCGGGCGTGGGTGCCCGCACTGGCGAACTCGACGCCCGACGCCTCCGGGTCCCCGGCCAGGTCACGGGCGACGAGCTCCATGACGGGCGAGCGACAGATGTTGGCGGTGCACACGAACAGCACCCGGAGCGGCTCAGGCATGCGCGCCCGTCAGCGTCGGCAGGTGGAGGAACCCCGCCTCGTCCAGGGCGACGAGGACGTCGTCCAGGGCGTCCTCGATGATGCGGCCCGTGGTGTCCACGCGCACGGCCGGGTCCGCGGGCTCCTCGTAGGGCGACGAGATGCCGGTGAACTCCGGGATCTCGCCGGCGCGTGCCTTGGCGTACAGGCCCTTGCGGTCCCGGCGCTCGCACTCCTCGAGCGGGGTGGCGACGTGGACGAGGAAGAACGCGCCGCCGGCGGACTCGACCATCTCCCGCACCTGCTCGCGGGTCTCGGCGAACGGCGCGATGGGGGAGCAGACCGCGACCCCGCCGTGGCGGGCGATCTCGGCGGCCACCCAGCCGATGCGGCGGATGTTGGTCTCGCGGTCGGCCTTGGAGAAGGTGAGCCCGGCGGACAGGTGTCGGCGCACGACGTCGCCGTCGAGGCTGGTCACCGACCGGCCGCCCTGCTCGAGGAGGAGGTCCATCAGGGCGCGGGCGAGGGTGGACTTGCCGCTGCCGGACAGCCCGGTGAAGAACAGGACGAGCCCCTGGTCCTCCCGAGCGGGCCGGTCCTCGTCGACGATGGCGGCGATCGCCTCGGGGAAGGTCGCCCCGGTTTCGACACGCTCGCTTCGCTCGCTGCTCAACCAGCGGTCGGGGAGGGCGTGGACCGGGTCGCCCCCGGCGTACGTCCCGACGACCTGCGCCCCCAGGGCGTGGTCGGCCCCGGCGTCACCGTGGGCGGGGAGCGGGACGGCCACGACGGAGGCGTCGTCGAGCAGGTCGGCCGCAGCGAGGGTGGCGCGGACGAGCGCGACGGGGGACAGCTCGGCCGTCCCGGTGCCGGTCAGGGCGAGGAGGACCAGTCGGCCGAGACCGCGGAGCTCGGCGAGGTCGTCCTCGGTGAGGGCGTCCACGACCGGCACGAAGGTGGCACCGGCGTGCTGCTCGCGCACTTGGGCAGGCGTGAGGTGCAGGCGGCGGAAGGGGCCGTACTGGGCGTGCGTCAACGGCTCGAGCGACCCGTCGGGCGACACCCGGGCCAGCGGCAACCCCTCGGGATCGACCAGCTCGGCCTCCGTGACACCGTCGGGCAGGTCGAGGGTGACCACGCTCCCGGGCTCGTTGAAGCGGGTGAGCGGGGCGTAGGCGCCGGAGACGAGGAGCTCCAGGTCGTCGAGCTCGGTCGGGGACGGGCAGTGCTGGATCACCCGCGCATCCTCTCACCCTGACGGTGAGTAGCCTGCGCCTCATGTCTGTCGCTGGTCAGCCCGTCCCAGGTCTCCCCGTCGTGGCGGAGATCGTCCGCTCCGGGTTCGTCGAGGGCCACCACTACGGCTCCCTCGTGGCGCTCGCCGCCGACGGGACGCTCGACTGGTCGGTCGGCGAGGTCGAGGCGCCGGTGCTCCCGCGGTCGAGCAACAAGCCCGTCCAGACGCTCGCCATGGTCGAGCTCGGCCTCGACCTGCCGGACGACCTGCTCGCCCTCGCGTGCGCGTCGCACTCGGGCGAGCCGTTCCACGTCGAGGGCGTACGCCGCACGCTGGCCTCGGCCGGACTGGACGAGTCGGCGCTGCAGACGCCGCCCGACTACCCCCTCGACGAGGGTGCGCGCGAGGCCGTCATCCGGGCGGGCGGCACGCGGTCCTCGGTCCTGATGAACTGCTCGGGCAAGCACGCCGCGATGCTCGCCACTTGCGTGCTGCGCGGCTGGGACACCGCGACGTACCTCGACCCTGCCCACCCGTTGCAGGTGGGGATCGCCGACACCTTCGCCCGGCTCACCGGCGAGCCCGTGACGGCGGTCGCGGTCGACGGCTGCGGCGCACCCCTGCTCTCGACGTCCCTGACGGGGCTGGCGAGGGCGTTCTCCTCGCTGGCCGCCGCGACCGACGGTCCACCGCGCCGCGTGGCCGACGCCATCCGGCGCCACCCCGAGCTCGTCAGCGGCACCACCCGCGATGAGCTCACCCTGCACCGGGCCGTGCCGGGTCTGATCGGCAAGGCCGGAGCCGAGTCGGTGTACGCCGTGGCGCTGCCCGACGGACGCGCGTGGGCGCTCAAGACCGACGACGGCGCGCCCCGCGTACGCCCGGTGCTGATGGCCGAGGCGCTGCGCCGCTCCGGCGTCCTGACCGAGCCGGGCGTGGACGCGGACGCAGTGACCGGGACCGGTCGGCTGGACCTGCTCGGCGGCGGCAAGCCCGTCGGCGAGATCCGCGCTGCCTTCTAGCTAGCGCCCGCAAATGCTGTTCCTGCCTGATCTTGTGAGACGACTCACCTGCTCAGAGGTTGCGCTCTGCTAACAGGTGTTAGCACAATGGAGGTATGGCCAAGGACAGGAGCGCGCCCGCCAAGGCGACCGCGAAGGCGACCGCCAAGACGAGCAAGGCAGTCGCCGGCTCGCTGGGCACGCTGGGTGACTACCTCAAGGAGCAGCGCCTGGCCGCGCAGCTCTCCCTGCGGCAGCTCGCCGACCAGGTCGGCGTGAGCAATCCCTACCTCAGCCAGATCGAGCGTGGGTTGCGCAAGCCGTCGGCCGAGGTGCTCCAGCAGCTGGCCCGCGCACTGCGCGTCAGCGCCGAGCAGCTATACGTCCGCGCCGGCATCGTCCACCCCGACCCCGGGCAGGCCGGTTCCGTCGAGCTGGCGATCCTCGCCGACACGGCCCTGACCGAGCGGCAGAAGAACTCGCTGCTCGACGTCTACGCCTCGTTCCTCGCGCTCAACGAGCGCGACACCGCCCCACCCCAGTAGGACCCGAGAGAAGGAGCACCACCATGGCCACCGCCAAGTTCGACATCAAGACCGAGGCCCTCAAGCCCGTCCTCGCCGGCGTCGGCGTCACCGACCTCGCCGTCGAGGCCGTCCGTGAGGCCGTCGCGGACGTGCAGAAGCGCGTCGCCGCTGTCCAGAAGGACGTCACCGCCCGCGTCAACGACGTGCAGAAGACCGCCACCGACACCCAGGCCCTCCGCAAGCAGGCCCAGGCCCGCCGCGCCGCCATCGAGGCCCGCGTCTCCGAGCTCCAGGCTGAGGCGAAGGCCTACCCCGCCAAGGTCTCCACCCAGGTGAGCACCCTCGTCGACGAGAACGTCGCCGCGGCCAACGCCACCTACGCCGACCTGGTCAAGCGCGGCGAGTCCCTCGTGGGCCGCATCCGCCGCCAGGAGTCGACCAAGGCCACCGTGTCGTCGGCCCGGACGACCGTCGCCAAGGCGAAGACCACCGCCACCCAGGCCAAGAAGGCCGCCGAGGCCAACGTCGAGGCTGCGGACAAGACCGCCGCGACCAAGGTGGCCCCCACGCCGAAGCCGACCGCCAAGAAGGCCACGCAGAAGGCTGCCGCCAAGAAGGCCTCCGCGACCACCGCCCGCAAGAGCGCCGCCAAGAAGTCCACCGCCGCGCAGGCCAGCGCGAAGGCCACCGCGACCGCGGCCAAGAAGACCGCCACCAGCGCGGTCGAGGCCGTCGTCGACGCCACCGAGAAGGTCGGCGACTGAAGAGCACCAGTCGACGAGGACCAGCTGATGCTGTTCTGAGCTGAGTCCCGTGGGAAGGCCCCCGTCCGTCAGGGCGGGGGCCTTCTCGCGTCGCCTACTCTTGGCTCGTGAACATCTATGCCTTCGAGAGCACGACGTGGTTCGTCGTGCTCGTGGTGCTGCTCGCGGTCAAGGGGTTCGCGTTCGTCAACTCGCTCACCTACTCGGCCGAGGCGTACGAAGCCGCCGGCAAGCTGACCAAGCAGGCGTGGTGCGCGATCACCGGCCTCGGCTTCGCCGCGCAGCTGCTGCTGATCGGCTCGTCCCCGCTGGGGCTCATCCACCTGGTCTTCACCATCGCCTCGCTCGTCTACATCGCAGACGTACGCCCCGCGCTCGCCGAGGTGACCTCGCCCCGCTGACCGGCGCAGGACGCACGCAGCCCGCGGACCGTCGCGAGCACCAGGTCCACGTCCTGCTCCAGAGGAGCCTGGCCCAGGCCGGGCCCGCCGCCGAGCAGCTCGGCAACCAGGTCGCGCTCGGCGGCCAGGACCGCAGCCACGGACGAAGCGATCTCCTCGTCCCATCGACCTGCCTCGACGACGGTGAGCCAGACGCCGTCGAAGACCTTCTCGAGCCACGTGGCCGGAAGCAGCGCGAGCGCCGCCCGCGGCAGCACACCATCGGGGAGCCCGACCGTCGGCAGGGCGCTCGTCTCGTCGAGGGCTGGCCACCACAACCTCCTGCGCGCGACGTAGCCGCGCTCACGCAGCCACCGCTCTCCGTAGCGCTGCGCGATCGCGGCGCGCATCTCGTGGACCGACGGGAACCACGCGGCAATTGCCGGCGGAGTCACGTTGCCCGCCTTCGCCATCTTGCGCAGCGTGAGGGCCGACCAGCCCCCCTGTGCCAGGAGTGGGATGGCGAGGTCTGTGGCCAGGTCCGCCTTGGCGGGGCTGGTGCGCGAGAACATCGGGCCCGTGGTGGGGATGAAGCGCCGGTCGTGGTCCACGGGTTCAGGAGATCAGAAGCACCGCGGTCCTGCTGGGCTCATCCACAGGGGGTGGCCGCCTCCCCGGCAAGAGTGAATTCACGTAAATTCACTCTCCGCTCGGGGACGTGCGCAGCGGGTCAGGCGAGATAGCGGTCGAGCGCGACCATCGCGTCCTCGGGCTCGAACCCGGTCGACCTGATCTTCTCCAGCGACATGGCCGAGTTGAGCGGACGCGGCGCGAACGGGTTGCCCTGCGCCAGCACCCCCTCGGCGTACGCCGCCGTGGTCGTGCCGGAGACGTCGTCCGCGCTGCGACCGGAGCGCTCGAAGACGGCCTGAGCGATCTCGCGCCACGACATGGCCGGGCCACCGTTGGAGAGGTTGTAGGTGCCGTAGGGGGCTTCTCTGTCGAGCAGGTGCCGGATGGCGCGCACGAGCTCATCGGTGAAGGTGAGCCGGCCGACCTGGTCCTCGACGACGCTCGGCGAGACGCCCTTGTCGGCGAGGGACTGCATGGTGCGGACGAAGTTCTTGCCGTCCCCGATGACCCACGAGGTGCGGAGCAGGTAGTGGCGCGGGGCGAGGCCGACCGCGATGTCGCCGGCGGCCTTGCTCTGGGCGTACACGCCGAGCGGAGAGAGCGGCTCGTCCTCGGTGTGGCCGGGGTCGAGCGGGGCGGTGCCGTCGAAGACGTACTCGGACGACACGTGCACGAGCGTGAAGTGGTGTTCGCGGGCGAGACGGGCGAGCGTCGCGGGGCCGATGGCGTTGGCGCCCCAGGCAGCGATCCGGCCCTCGGCCGTCTCGGCCGCGTCGACGGCGGTGTAGGCGGCCGCGTTGAGCACCACGGCGTACTCGTGCCAGGGCCAGGCGGCGACGGCCTCGGCGTCGGTGAGGTCGAGAGCGGTCACGCCTTCGCCCTCGATCAGGTCGACCCGGTCGGCGCCGGGGTAGGCGCCGTGCAGCGCCCGGCCGAGCTGACCCAAGGCGCCGACGACCAGCGTCTTCTTGGGGGCGATCGCGGTGGCGGGGTCGAGCGTGGGGTTGTTCTGGTCCTTCTCGCTGATGATCGCCTCGGCCAGCGGGATCGGCCAGGCGATCGCCGCGGACGGATCGTCGAGCGCGAGCGCAGGGTAGGCGATGCCGGGGCGCCAGTGCTCGTTGACCAGGTAGGTGTAGGAGGTGGCGTCCTCGAGCGTCTGGTAGCTGTTGCCGACGCCGCGCGGGACGAACACCGCCACGGAGGTGTCCATCTCGAGCGTGAAGGTCGCGCCGAAGCTCTCGCCCTCGCGCATGTCCACCCACGCACCGAAGATCCGGCCGGTGGCCAGCGAGACGAACTTGTCCCAGGGCTCGGTGTGGATGCCCCGGGTGACGCCGCGATCGGCGTTGAAGGAGACATTGTTCTGCACCGGGCCGAAGTCGGGCAGCCCGATGGCGAGCATCTTCTCGCGCTGCCAGTTCTCCTTGAAGAACCCGCGGTCGTCGTCGCGACGGTCCAGTCGGACGACGACGAGGCCGGGGATCGGGGTGGTCTCCAGTGCGGGCAGGCTCACTGGCCCTTCTCCGCGTACTTCGCCTCGGTCGCGTCCTTGTGGGGGCGCCACCAGTCCTCGTGGGTCTGGTACCACTCGATGGTGTTGGCCAGGCCGGACTCGAAGTCCTGGAACTGCGGCTGCCAGCCGAGCTCCTGGCGGAGCTTGCCGGACTCGATGGCGTAGCGCAGGTCGTGGCCGGCGCGGTCGTTGACGTGGTCGAAGTCGTCGGCGTCCTTGCCCATGAGGGTGAGGATCAGGCGGACGACCTCGAGGTTGTTCTTCTCGCCGTCGGCGCCGATGAGGTAGGTCTCGCCGATGCGGCCCTTCTCCAGGATGGTGAGCACGGCCGAGGAGTGGTCGTCGGCGTGGATCCAGTCGCGGACGTTCTCGCCGGAGCCGTAGAGCTTGGGGCGGATGCCGTCGATGACGTTGGTGATCTGGCGCGGGATGAACTTCTCGATGTGCTGCCAGGGCCCGTAGTTGTTCGAGCAGTTGGACACGGTGGCCCGCACACCGAAGCTGCGGACCCAGGCGCGCACCAGGTGGTCGGAGCCGGCCTTCGAGGCGGAGTAGGGCGAGGACGGGTTGTAGGGGGTGTCCTCGGTGAAGCGCTTGGGGTCGTCGAGCTCGAGGTCGCCGTAGACCTCGTCGGTCGAGACGTGGTGCAGGCGCTTGTCGTGCTTCCGCACGGCCTCGAGGATCGTGTACGTCCCGAGGATGTTGGTGCGGATGAACGGGCTCGGGTCGTTGAGGGAGTTGTCGTTGTGCGACTCGGCCGCGTAGTGGACCACCGCGTCGTGGGCCGCCACCAGGGGCTCGACGACGTCCTCGTCGGCGATGTCGCCGACGACGAGCTGCACGCGGTCCTCGGGCAGCCCGGCCAGGGACTCCTGGGAGGCGGCGTAGGTCAGCTTGTCGAGCACCGTGATGTTCAGGTCGGTGTGGTCGACGAGGTGGTGCACGAAGTTCGACCCGATGAACCCCGCGCCCCCGGTCACAAGAAGGCGTTCCATGGCGGGGAGTCTAGGGCGCCGCGTCGGTGCTACGGAGCGGTGGCCGACCCGGTGATGCTGAAGCTGGGCTGGGTGACCAGGCCGGGATCGGCGTACGCCGCTCGTCCCGGACCCGTACGCGTCCAGCCCTCGGGCAGGTCGCCCACCTCGTAGCCCTCGGGCCAGCGCACGTCCACGGTCACCGCCTGCGGC
It contains:
- a CDS encoding sulfite exporter TauE/SafE family protein, whose amino-acid sequence is MLEFLTAAFFSILAAGFIVGIVVGLTGMGGGALMTPALLFLGVGSPAVVVTADLTAAAVYKTGGAIVHKREGSPNMQLATWLMIGSIPMALLGPHLVAWFTDDIDQLNHVLIICIGFALLLAAATYALRLYVNLLRVRSGNHVVDDDPAVRVVPTLLVGMLGGLLVGVTSVGSGSVIMIALLMLYPGLSAVRLVGTDLVQAVPLVLAAAVSNIFLHGIDWGILIPLLLGSVPGTILGSMLAPRVPQSFIRRGIVVVLTMSGVALLDKSGWAPLGEDETHPMLIAGIGLAVLVVLPIVWGFLRKQQGLPMFGSPTIAQLEDPSYRPGLVGMKKVDDA
- a CDS encoding low molecular weight phosphatase family protein yields the protein MPEPLRVLFVCTANICRSPVMELVARDLAGDPEASGVEFASAGTHARDGHAFNTDMAPTLPTTIAPDGADAFRSRYLTAAILDEADLVLTAESVHRQHILDDRPQLHRKVFTLGQFEATIAELPGLSGRELVEAAGRRRTPSAPAHDVADPYRRGTAAAEKATGTITAMLSAVVPRLVGDR
- the cysC gene encoding adenylyl-sulfate kinase, which encodes MIQHCPSPTELDDLELLVSGAYAPLTRFNEPGSVVTLDLPDGVTEAELVDPEGLPLARVSPDGSLEPLTHAQYGPFRRLHLTPAQVREQHAGATFVPVVDALTEDDLAELRGLGRLVLLALTGTGTAELSPVALVRATLAAADLLDDASVVAVPLPAHGDAGADHALGAQVVGTYAGGDPVHALPDRWLSSERSERVETGATFPEAIAAIVDEDRPAREDQGLVLFFTGLSGSGKSTLARALMDLLLEQGGRSVTSLDGDVVRRHLSAGLTFSKADRETNIRRIGWVAAEIARHGGVAVCSPIAPFAETREQVREMVESAGGAFFLVHVATPLEECERRDRKGLYAKARAGEIPEFTGISSPYEEPADPAVRVDTTGRIIEDALDDVLVALDEAGFLHLPTLTGAHA
- a CDS encoding asparaginase, with amino-acid sequence MSVAGQPVPGLPVVAEIVRSGFVEGHHYGSLVALAADGTLDWSVGEVEAPVLPRSSNKPVQTLAMVELGLDLPDDLLALACASHSGEPFHVEGVRRTLASAGLDESALQTPPDYPLDEGAREAVIRAGGTRSSVLMNCSGKHAAMLATCVLRGWDTATYLDPAHPLQVGIADTFARLTGEPVTAVAVDGCGAPLLSTSLTGLARAFSSLAAATDGPPRRVADAIRRHPELVSGTTRDELTLHRAVPGLIGKAGAESVYAVALPDGRAWALKTDDGAPRVRPVLMAEALRRSGVLTEPGVDADAVTGTGRLDLLGGGKPVGEIRAAF
- a CDS encoding helix-turn-helix domain-containing protein — encoded protein: MAKDRSAPAKATAKATAKTSKAVAGSLGTLGDYLKEQRLAAQLSLRQLADQVGVSNPYLSQIERGLRKPSAEVLQQLARALRVSAEQLYVRAGIVHPDPGQAGSVELAILADTALTERQKNSLLDVYASFLALNERDTAPPQ
- a CDS encoding DUF2516 family protein, giving the protein MNIYAFESTTWFVVLVVLLAVKGFAFVNSLTYSAEAYEAAGKLTKQAWCAITGLGFAAQLLLIGSSPLGLIHLVFTIASLVYIADVRPALAEVTSPR
- a CDS encoding sugar nucleotide-binding protein, with amino-acid sequence MSLPALETTPIPGLVVVRLDRRDDDRGFFKENWQREKMLAIGLPDFGPVQNNVSFNADRGVTRGIHTEPWDKFVSLATGRIFGAWVDMREGESFGATFTLEMDTSVAVFVPRGVGNSYQTLEDATSYTYLVNEHWRPGIAYPALALDDPSAAIAWPIPLAEAIISEKDQNNPTLDPATAIAPKKTLVVGALGQLGRALHGAYPGADRVDLIEGEGVTALDLTDAEAVAAWPWHEYAVVLNAAAYTAVDAAETAEGRIAAWGANAIGPATLARLAREHHFTLVHVSSEYVFDGTAPLDPGHTEDEPLSPLGVYAQSKAAGDIAVGLAPRHYLLRTSWVIGDGKNFVRTMQSLADKGVSPSVVEDQVGRLTFTDELVRAIRHLLDREAPYGTYNLSNGGPAMSWREIAQAVFERSGRSADDVSGTTTAAYAEGVLAQGNPFAPRPLNSAMSLEKIRSTGFEPEDAMVALDRYLA
- the rfbB gene encoding dTDP-glucose 4,6-dehydratase, with protein sequence MERLLVTGGAGFIGSNFVHHLVDHTDLNITVLDKLTYAASQESLAGLPEDRVQLVVGDIADEDVVEPLVAAHDAVVHYAAESHNDNSLNDPSPFIRTNILGTYTILEAVRKHDKRLHHVSTDEVYGDLELDDPKRFTEDTPYNPSSPYSASKAGSDHLVRAWVRSFGVRATVSNCSNNYGPWQHIEKFIPRQITNVIDGIRPKLYGSGENVRDWIHADDHSSAVLTILEKGRIGETYLIGADGEKNNLEVVRLILTLMGKDADDFDHVNDRAGHDLRYAIESGKLRQELGWQPQFQDFESGLANTIEWYQTHEDWWRPHKDATEAKYAEKGQ